Sequence from the Rhodopirellula bahusiensis genome:
TTTGTTCAAGCGGCGATCCTTTGGTAAACTGTCTGGTGATTCGACACTTGTTCGCTCCGTTCGGGGCGGGTGTCGTAAAAACCTTCCGTTAGGCGACCTAGATCACAGGTAGTTCCACCCGCAATGAAGACAGACGAACTCTCCACTTGTTTTTGCACGCAATCCGTTGACGAGTGTCGCGACTTCTATACTCGACATTTCGCCGCTCGCCCGATTTTTGACTGCGGTTGGTATGTCAGCCTGCGCATCAACGGCGACGGGCCGACGCTTCAGTTCATGCAACCACAGGGCGAGGCCCCCGCATTTGGTGGGGCGGGAGTTATGCTCAATTTCAAGGTTGGCGATGTTGACGCGGAACACGCGCGTTTAACTGGCGCGGGCCTCCAAGCCGTGATGCCGCTTGAGGATCACCCGTGGGGTGACCGTGGATTCTCCGTTCTCGATCCCATCGGAAACTCCGTTTACGTCTATTCTGACCGCGAACCTAGCGACGAGTTCAAGAAATTCCACCTTGGCTCGTGATGGCAACGGTCGCCTAACATGGTTTTTACGCTAGGCCTTCGGCACACCTTCGTTGCTAGGCAACGGGCGTTGGCATTGGTACAATTTATGGTGATTCAAACTCCACCGCTTCGGTAACGGCGGTGTCGTAAAAACCTTCCGTTATACGCCCCTAGGTTTTCGATGGGCATAGACTTCCGTGACACCGATGGCGCACCTCTGGGTGATGGCAGCTGCACGACCGGCTATTGGTCGCATGCGATGATTCTGCTCCCCCAGCTCGCGGACTTTCTCGCCGAGCTATCTCATTCCTCCAATCTCCTGCCACGCGACACCGCGACGTTCGACCCCAATTCCCTGTTTGTGTTCGACGCCGCCTCGGACACGGTGAAAATTGCCGATCGCAACGAACTGACTCGTTTGTTGCGGTGCTGCTCTGACGTCTCGTCGCATGACGACTATCCGTTTTTCGCAGTCTTGGTTGATGCGTTGCGTGACTGGACTCGGCCGCAATCGTAGTGGCCGGGGCGTATAACATGGTTTTTACGCTGAGGCCCTTCGGGCACACCTTGGCTCTTTGGCAACGGGCCATGGCCTTGGTACAATCTCTCGTAGTTCAGGCATCGCTCGCTTCGTTTAGGGCGGTGTCGTAAAAACCTTCCGTTATACGCCATCGAGGCTCAATGTTTCGCCGCCCACGCGCGACGTACGGAGACACTATTCAGATTCCGCTGAACGCCACGTCCGCGTTTCTGCGTGTCGTTCATGTGTCCCGCCATTTTCCAGACGTCATGCAACTTGAGCTTCTCGGCTTTGGCGAGTCCGATGACGAGATCGAAGCTTCGTCTTCTGGCCGACAACTCGTTTGGACCGCGTGCGTCGGGTTTTCCAAACGTGGATGGCGTGTGGTTTCAACCGGCACGACTTCCCCCGGCGATGAAGACTTGACGTATCGTATTGTCGCGCAAGAGTTGTGGCGATCTGACGTTTTGGTTCGTCGAGCAACGAGAATTGATACGGAACAGTATCCGCCAATGCTCGTTGACGGGTTCGTCTTCCTAGAACGAAGGCTTCAACGCATCGCGGATGGTGCATAACAGGGTTTTTACGCTAGGCCTTCAGCACACCGCTGTTGTTTGTGCAAGCCGCCCTCCGTTGGTACAAATTCCGGTAGTTCAGGCATCGTCCGCTTCGTTTAGGGCGGTGTCGTAAAAACCTTCCGTTGTGCGACCTACCGTGAATGTTGCCCAAGCTCTTTCGCTAACCCTTGACGATGCTCCAGATCGCGAACCATCGGTTACGCTTACTGGCATCCTCGTCTGCACAACACAATTTTCGTACGTTGTGGCTGAACGCGACGACACCATTGGCGTCTTGGTCCATGCCGAACCGACGTCCCTCACGGATCGCTTGCTGCATTGTGTTCCGCCTTATGGCGGCTCTGCTATCATCTACTGCGATCCATGCAAAATCACCGGCCTGCTATGCGATTGCGTTCTCCCGATGTTCCCGCGACTGCTTCACTCAATTACTGATTTGGTGTTTGACGGCCACCGAATCATTGCGGATGACGATCGCTGGGTTGCTGACCCGCCGTTCATCGACTGATGTTGCCGGTCGCACAACATGGTTTTTACGCTAGGCCTTCGGCACACCTTCCAACTTTGTCAATGCGGGCTGACTTTGGTGCAATCTCTCGCAGTTCATGCATCGTTTGCTTCGTTCAGGGCGGTGTCGTAAAAACCTTCCGTTACGTGCCCCTAGATTTTTGGATCGTCGACATCGCCTCGAATGACTCTGACGACCTCCAGGAATCCTTCCACTCGCCGAAAAAAATCACGTAACTGCCAACGTACGTGGATCGAATGTCATCACCAAGTTCGGGCCGCGCGTCACCAACATCTGGATGCTTGGCGACCAATCGGCATTTCTCGCGCAGCTTCTGCACCCATTGTCGGGCTGCGTCCGGTTTGTCACGGGCGATGAATCGAGCAATCTGCTTTAGATCGTCCTTCGATTCTGCAGAATACCGAAGTCTCGGCATGTTCAGCTTCCCTGCTGCTCGGCTTCTACCTTGTCAATCTCTGCATTGACCTCGTTGAACACGGCTTCTTCGTCGTAGAACTCGCCTGCATCCAATTGCTTAACGCCCTTTCGAATCTCGCCTCGCAATTGCTCGCGGCCCATCAACAGCTTGATGCCCTCGACGATGGCATCTTCCTCAGTATTGTACCGTCCTTGGGAAACAAGACCTTTCACGAAATCGTTGACTTCGCTTGGCAGGTTCAGATTCATGGCTTTTCTCCGGTGGGCCGGGGCACATAACATGGTTTTTACGCTAAGGCCCTCCGGGCACACCTACGCTGTGGTGCAGGCCTCGCTCCCATTATACAATCGAATCCAATTCAGTCCAGCTTCGCTTCGGTTGCGTCGGTGTCGTAAAAACCTTCCGTTATGTGCCGCAGATGCCTGAATCACACTTCAAGCTCAAGAAGTATCCGCACTACGCTGAGGTGATCGCATCCACAACACCGAGCGATCAAGACGCCGTCCAAATTTCCCCCAACGTTTTTGCGTGGCTCAAGGACGACTATGGCCCAGATGCATGGGAATGGCCAATTTGCGACGACTGCCGAGCGGCAGCTGAACGCGGTGCGAAACTCGCACTCAGTTCCTCTGAACATGACCCTACCTTGGTCACCATCCTGATGATTCGTGGTCACCACTTTCACACGTCAACGGATGCCGTCGCATTTGCCGCGACGTATGCGACGATCGAATCGCTTGGCGTTACCGGCAATAACCTGCCGCAGATTGATGGTGATTCGATACGCTTCCCGAGCGGCACATAACATGGGTTTTACGCAAGGGCCTTCGGCACACCTTCCAACTTTGTCAACGCGGGCTGGCCTTGGTACAGTTTTTGGTAGTTCAGGCATCGCTCGCTTCGTTCAGGGCGGTGTCGCAAAAACCTTCCGTTACGCGACCACAGGTGAATCCACTGCAGCAGTACATCGACGACCTTGAGTTCCCTGACGCTTCCACGCGTGAGGCTGCTGCACACGCAATCCACGATCTCGGTGATGCGGCACGCGATGCTGCTCCAGCGCTGTTCGCCGCGATACTCCGCGAAACCGACGCCTGCCCTTGGGTGGGAACGGCTCTCACACGCATCGGGCCGCTGGCTGCCGACCTCGACGCACTTGAATCTGCACTTCGCAGCGACAACTCGCACGTTCGCTTTTGGGCCGCTCGCACCATTGTCAAACTTGGCCCTGATGCCGAACCATTAATTCCAATATTGATTTCACTTCTTTGTGATTCACACCACCCTGTTACCGACTCGGTCGTTTGGGCACTCGGCACGATTGGAATCCCTGCGATCTCGCCTCTAGTTGACGCTACACACGATGACGACGCCGAACTTCGTGGTCGTGCAGTTCTTGCTCTCGGTCGCTATCCGCAGGATGCCGCAATAAAGCTGCCCGCTATCGTCAAATCGCTTGATGATCCTGACCCCAACGTCCGCAGGCAGGCCGCTCATGCGATTTGCTCGTTAGGGCAGGATGCGCATCCCGATCGAGACGGTTACGATGCTGGCACATTTTCAACGCTTGTTGCCGCAATCGATCGAATTGCTGATGGCGATTCCATTGATGTCGACGCAGAATGGTTTGGACGCGTGCATGGCTGGCTCCGTCCCAGCGCGTAGTGATCGCGTAACATGGTTTTTGCGCTAGGCCTTCGGCACACCGCTGTCGTTTGTTCAGGGCTCCCTCTGGTGTTAGAATCTTTCGTAGTTCAGGCATCGTTCGCTTCGTTTAGGGCGGTGTCGTAAAAGCCTTCCGTTAGGCGACTCAGCAAATGAGTGATCAACCTGATGCCAATCGCCGTCGGTCCGGGCTATTGCTTGCGATATTCACGTTCACCGCAACTGCTGCGGCGATATCGGGCGTGTCCGCGCTGCGACGCGATGACTTGGGGCAGGCGATAATCGCATTGGTCAGCGCAATAGTTCTTGCTATCTCTGGCTGGATTTCATTTCGATCGACACGCCGACCCGACGCGTAGGCGTCGCCTAAAAAACCGTTGTGCGGCCCAGTCATTTGACAGCGCAATCCCCTCACATCATCGAGAACCTCCATCCAACCGTAGACTTCGGTGGCATGTATCTCTACCGCGCCTGTCGTGCGACGCGACTCGACTACGGGGACAACGATTGCGAAACAATCGAATACGCTCTTCCACTTGACCGTCCACCAAATCAACCGACGTGCTCGTCCCTATGGTCCGGCTACGTCGACCGGTTCGTCCTCAACGCTGACGGGACTCTCGATCACGTTGGTTACGCGTTTTTGGTAGGTTTCCACGATGACAACAACGACCGGTACACCTTACAGGACGGTATCGAACGCGTTACCGGTGACTTCTACCTTCAATTTCGGGCTGATTTCTTTGGTCCGCACACGTATGTGCCATTTCGCGATGGCAAGGTCGTCACTGACCGAAACGAATGGCAGGTTATCGGTCCTCCCAGCTTCTAGGGCCGCACAGCATGGTTTTTACGCTAGGCCTGCGGCACACCGCTGTCGTTTGTTCAAGCCGCCCTCTGTTGGTAGAATCTCATCTAGTTCAGACATCGTTCGCTTCGTTCCGGGCGGTGTCGTAAATACCTTCCGTTGTGCGAACCTAGCTTTCTCTTATGGCACGTTTAGACAAGCAGCAACGAAAGAAGCTTCTTCGTGAGGCCAAGCTGAAAGCGATGGAAGACGCTGCCGAGGCACTTCCGCTCTCGAACACGCAATTCAAGGCGTTGTTCGACATGCTCGACGAACGCCTCCCCATTGACGGTTGCGACCACACTCGACGTCTTACGATCGCACATATCCGCTCTGCAGGGTTACCCGAAACTGAAACCTTGGAATGGCTTGCCGAGAATGGCGGTTACTGCGATTGCGAGGTGCTTGCCAACTCAGAGGAGGCGTGGGAAGCCTGCAAACAATACAACACGACAACGTAGGTTCCGGTTCGCACAACATGGTTGTTACGCTAGGACTTCGGCACACCGCTGTCGTTTGTTTAAGCCGCCCTCTGGTGGTAGAATCTTTGGTAGTTCATGCATCGTTCGCTTCGTTCAGGGCGGTGTCTTAAAAACCTTCCGTTGTGCGGCCTAGCCAATGGACATCCTAGACCGGCAACGCGTTGTCGCTTTCCTGTTGCGTAACGAACGATACTCCGACCTTTGGCAACTGCTTTACGACTCACGTGACCGCGACCGGCAATCACGCAAGCATCGCATCTCAACCGAAGCGGAATCGGCGATCGAAACACTCGTCTCACGTGTAATGAATCATCTACTCGCCATTGACGACTGCGTCCCAGATGATGGCCGCGGCATACGGCGGAATCGGTACGATGAATGCCTTGCCGTATGGCTGCAACTCAACACCGTGGGCCTTGACTCGGATGTGGTGGCTGATTTCGTTGCGTCTTCGGATATTGACATCGAAACGCTGCGTTAACGGCCGCACAACATGGTTTTTACGCTAGGCCTTCGGCACACCTTGGCTCTTTGGCAACGGGCCGTGGCCTTGGTACAATCCTTCGTAGGTCAGGCGTCGCTCGCTTCGTTTAGGGCGGTGTCGTAAAAACCTTCCGTTATGTGCCACCGATCATGCCTGATGCTGACTCGTTCCCCAAAGTGAAGCGTGCGATCATTCGCCGGCTCCTCGATGGTGTCGGGTCCCATGGCTTCACGCAATTGCGCACAACGACATACTTCGTTCGTGATCGCGAAGCGATTCGCGACGTCTTTTTCTTCCAAAAAATGCGATCCAACACAATCACCATCTGCTACGGCGTGATGGCGATTCCGGACGATGACTGGACGCCCTGTGTTCCCAACGCGCGATGGCTGCGTGACCAAGAATCGTACCGGTGCAAATACGTGGATCACGTTGACAGCTCAATCGGTCGCGCGATTACTGACCTCGAATCAGAGGCTTTTCCGTGGTGGGACGATTTCGTGACCGCCGACGACCTACCGCCAGCGCGTGGTGGCACATAACATGGTTTTTACGCTAGGCCTTCAGCACACCGCTGTCGTTTGTTCAAGCCTCCCTCTGGTGGTAGAATTTCAGGTAGTTCAGGCATCGTTCGCTTCGTTAAGGGCGGTGTCGTAAAAACCTTCCGTTGTCGGTCATAAATCAAAGGATTTTCTATGACAACCAAAGAAAAGGCTATTTCGCTAATTCAGGCCCTCGATGACGATGTCTCGCTTGACGATGTCATCGACCGCCTTTACCTCCTCCGCAAGATCGAACTTGGTATCGCCCAAGCCGATGCTGGCGACGTGATGGAACACGACGAGTTCATGGACGAACTTGAGGCCGAAGATGCCCAGTAAAATTTACTGGACCCGGCAGTCTCGCGAAGACCTCCGTGCTGTTCGTGCTCACATTGCCCGTGACGCGCCAGCTACGGCGTCTGCCTATGTACGAAAACTGCGGCTATCCGTTGGGCGATTGCGACAATTCCCGTTTTCCGGCGAGGTCGTTCCGGAGATTGGCCGTGAGGATCTGCGCGAGGTACTCCAAGGCAACTACCGCATCATATATCGCGTGGCCGACCGCAGAGTCGATATTCTCGCGGTGTTTCATAGCGCCCGTATCTTTGACGAACGCGATTTCAGCAGCAGTGAATGACCGACAACATGGTTTTTACGCTAGGCCCTTCGGGCACACCTTCCTTTGCACTTCAAGCGGGGCTGGCGTATCATTAGCTTCTCGTGATTCAAGCTCCAACGCTTCGTTCAGGTCGGTGTCGTAAAAACCTTCCGTTGTGCTGCGAAGCTAAACCGTGAATCCTTCGCTTGATGAAACGCTCCGAGGTGCAATCGAGCGTTCTTTCATACAAAACGACCATATCGAAGTCGAAGAATTGCTCCTTGTCGCTTCGGGAGCGGATCGAACGCGGGCCGCAATCTTAGTGCTCGCAAACGGCAACCGTGACTTGCTGGCCGATCTCGTCCAGCGATCACAGCGTGACTATCGTGACGTTCTGATCCTACTCGAAACCGTAACACTCGAATTCCCCGAGCTGTCCTTCCCCGAAATTCAACGACGGTACTCCGAGCTTGGTCTCGTACCCAAATATCGAGCCACTTAACCCTATTCGTAGCGCTGCTAGCCGCGCAACACTGATTTTAAGCAGGGGCCAGTGGCACACCTTCGTTGGTTGTTCAAGCCTCGATGGGAGTGGCAACGGACAGGTTGCGGTTTCTGTCAAATCGCTGAATCGGCACCGTTGGCAATCGACTGTCTCGACGGCGGCATCGACGCGAAAGAGCAATTGGGCTAGTTGAGCGATATCGGAATACTTCAAGCAGGCCAGGCACAGCGCTTCGACAGCAGTCCCCACCATGGCGTCGAATCTCCCAGCCAGCGGCGAATCGTATCCAATCAACTTCGTCCACTGCAGTGGGCGATCACTCTGGCGTTGCACGTCTCGCTGGGTCCGGCAGCGATACGGTTTGGGCTACCGGAGAATCGTCCGGCCAGCGTAGTTGGTCGGCCGTCTTCCATTCATCCCAGCTGTCACCCCAGCCGACATACGTGACTTTGTATCGAGTGTCGTCAACTTCTTTGACTCGGCTCTTCCACCACTTATTGCCCCACTTCACTTTGACACGATCGTTCACGATCGGCAGCTTAGCACCGTCCTCGCCTGTGGGTCGATCTTGTTCCCGTTGATACCACTGTTTGGCAAACGCCTGGTCATCTTTCGAGACCGATTCGTAGGGAATTGAATCCGGCTCGCCATCCTCCTTCGTCAGTTGGATCATCGTTTTTCCGTCACTACGCACCACACCAACGATTTCGGCATCCAAAATTATCTCGCCCGCCAGATCCCGCCAAACGCGAACATCAGTCCACACGTCTTTAGCTTGTTCATTCACTTCGCTTGCCTGTTTCGGCGCATCAACCACCGGTTGCGAAGGCGTCGGACTGGGAGCCGGATCGGGAACCATCGTTGGCTGCGGATCTTGCCTTGGGCGGTCAGCGGGATTGGGAGTTGGGGCGGGTGCGGGAGCCGACCGCGCGGCGTCGTTCACTACTCCGGGCAGCCTTTGCTCCTGCTCGGGAACGTTCGGCTTTGGTTTGGCCGGTGGAGTTCCAGCGAACATGGCGGTTGCGAATCCAACTGCTTTGACGATTCCAAAAATCGCCAAGATTGTTGCCAACAATATGCCGACCAAGACGACGATGCCCGACAAACCAGACGAACTTTCATCCGGTACACCCAACGAGCCATCTTCATCGCCCGAGTACCGAAGCCGAATGACGGGGCCCTCACGCGGCAATGCTGAATCTGTATGCAACACATCGATGCGTTCGTTTTCCGTTTCGCCCAGTGTGTCGCCGTGCCGTAGTACGGGACCGTTTTCGATCAAGTACTGGCAAGCTCCATTGATCCGGCCATAAGTTTCGATCGGTGACTCTGGCGAGTCGACACATTCGAGTTCCATCAATTCGAACGCGTCCATGCCTGTCGTAAAGGCGAGCGCCGTCGTCTCGGGGGTTTCGTCAGGCAAGACCGAAATATCGACCCACAACTGGAGCGGAAGTTCATCCGGCGGAAGATCGGCAATCGCTTGTCGATAAGATTCTGCGGAGATTTTTAACGCATGCCGATGCCACAGAACTCCGAGCGTCGTTGGATGCGAACGCAAGATCGCGTCGACGACACGCGTCATCAACCAAGCCTGATCCAGAAGCGATAACTCTGACCCTGCTGTCGTGACGATCCAATGACTCTTGTGGGCCGCAAGATCTTGCGGCGCGCTGGGCCAAAGTGCAGACTCTTTTGCTTCGTCAATCGCCAAAGCAGGCATCTGCGAAACAATGATGCAACCTGGGTCTGAGTCGCTCGGTGGTGATTCGAAGTCAATCTGAAAGATCGAATCACTGCTCGTTGTGATCTCATCTACCTTCAACGATCCTGGTAACGTCGCTCCTGCACATTGCCGAAAACCAGCGATATCAAACTCGGCAACGTCTGAAAACGCCAAAAAGCAAACCATCGTCATTATCTGGACTCAATCTATTTGAAAAAGAACCACGCGATTACAATCAAACTCAACCGCGACGCAGTATGCGATCGCCCAACATGGTTCGTACGCAGGGTCCTTCTGCACACCGTTCCTGTTTGGCGACGTGGGCTGGCCTTAGTGGGATCCCCGTAGTTTAGGCATCGCTCGCTTCGTTTTGGGCGGTGTCGTGAAATTTTCTGGTGTCGGCCATGGCGAATTCTGATTCAAAGCCGAACCTCCCTTTCGAGAATGCTCGCTCTTTAAGATGGCTTCGCCGAATCATGCTACTTGCGGTAGCGCCCATCGGAGTCGTCTACGGTGCTGCAATGTTTGTTTTACGTTCGCGCGGCTTCGTCGATCCTGCCGAATACACTACGCAATGGATACTGTTTCAGGCGTTCTGGATTGCGGTGGCGCTCCCTCTCATTCTGTGCATCGTATTTTGGGGTATCAGCCTCGAAGGCTCCCGCAAGTGGTTTGAGCGTCTTGGTTTCGTGATGCTCTTCTTGGTGATCCCGTCGATGCTGCTTCTTGGCGTATTCCGCTTCATCACTGGACGATAACAGCGTATTCGCTCACCGACCCTTTGGGCTCGCCTTCGCCCTTCGGCGACGCTCGCTGGTCGTAGTACAATCCGTCGAAATCTAGTCATCGCTTCGTTCAGGGCGGTGTCGCGGCGAACTTCCATTCTGCGGAGCAAGATTAATGCCCGGTTGCTATCTTCGCGTCGCTGGCTCTGACTTCGACCCAGATTCGTACCTTGCCGCTACATCACTCGTGCCAATGAGTCGCTGGCACGCTGGTGATTCTCTTGCGGTATCTGGCCCCCGTGCATCACGTACACGCGAAACCTCCGGCTTCACTTGTGACGTTAGTGACTGCGATGGTCGACTCGATCGACAAATTGTTGACGCTATTGCATTCTTGACGCGTCATCGCGACGACTTGTTGCTGCTCAATGCGGACGCGTCTGTCGAGGATCGCCGGCTCGATTTCGGCTTCGACACTCGACTCGACGTTGGAGATGTCGCGGTGCAGGGCGAGTGGTTGCCGGTGAGTTTTCTTCAGCTGACCGCTGAACTTCAAATAGGTGTCGCCCTGTCGTTGTATCCGGCATGCTCTGGCGATTCCTAGCCGTGCCTGCATCCGCTGAACGACTTGGGTTTACGCAACGTTTTGAAACGCAACTACCATGTTCGGCAGCGCGGGCTGGCATTGGTTCCGTTCAAGAAAATCCAGGCGTTGCTCGCACCGTTTGGGACGGTGTCTTGAATATTTCTGTCGCGATGTGAATGGATGTTCGTTTGGCGTCTTCTTTTTGGATCGGCGTTGGGCTTGGAAGAACGGTTGGTGTTGTCTTGTCGGCGAGATCGCGGTTCTTGTTCATGGAAAGCAATTTGTATGGGAAACTTGAATGCGAATTCCGGCGATTCGAGGCATCATTGATCGACGCGTGCTCGTCAACTTTCGAGTTGATGCCAGAGTTTTGGCTCGCATCTGCCCGCCTCCATTTCGGCCTCAGACTGTTGATGGTTTTGGTGTTGCGGGGATCTGCCTGATTCGTCTGAAGAGTATTCGTCCAAAACGCTTGCCTGCGTGGGTTGGCATTGCGTCGGAGAACGCCGCTCATCGAATTGCGGTTGAATGGGATGTCGAAGGAGTCACACGTTCAGG
This genomic interval carries:
- a CDS encoding VOC family protein codes for the protein MKTDELSTCFCTQSVDECRDFYTRHFAARPIFDCGWYVSLRINGDGPTLQFMQPQGEAPAFGGAGVMLNFKVGDVDAEHARLTGAGLQAVMPLEDHPWGDRGFSVLDPIGNSVYVYSDREPSDEFKKFHLGS
- a CDS encoding type II toxin-antitoxin system RelE/ParE family toxin is translated as MPRLRYSAESKDDLKQIARFIARDKPDAARQWVQKLREKCRLVAKHPDVGDARPELGDDIRSTYVGSYVIFFGEWKDSWRSSESFEAMSTIQKSRGT
- a CDS encoding ribbon-helix-helix domain-containing protein — translated: MNLNLPSEVNDFVKGLVSQGRYNTEEDAIVEGIKLLMGREQLRGEIRKGVKQLDAGEFYDEEAVFNEVNAEIDKVEAEQQGS
- a CDS encoding HEAT repeat domain-containing protein, translated to MNPLQQYIDDLEFPDASTREAAAHAIHDLGDAARDAAPALFAAILRETDACPWVGTALTRIGPLAADLDALESALRSDNSHVRFWAARTIVKLGPDAEPLIPILISLLCDSHHPVTDSVVWALGTIGIPAISPLVDATHDDDAELRGRAVLALGRYPQDAAIKLPAIVKSLDDPDPNVRRQAAHAICSLGQDAHPDRDGYDAGTFSTLVAAIDRIADGDSIDVDAEWFGRVHGWLRPSA
- a CDS encoding DUF2695 domain-containing protein — its product is MARLDKQQRKKLLREAKLKAMEDAAEALPLSNTQFKALFDMLDERLPIDGCDHTRRLTIAHIRSAGLPETETLEWLAENGGYCDCEVLANSEEAWEACKQYNTTT
- a CDS encoding type II toxin-antitoxin system RelE/ParE family toxin produces the protein MPSKIYWTRQSREDLRAVRAHIARDAPATASAYVRKLRLSVGRLRQFPFSGEVVPEIGREDLREVLQGNYRIIYRVADRRVDILAVFHSARIFDERDFSSSE
- a CDS encoding DUF4261 domain-containing protein, with protein sequence MTMVCFLAFSDVAEFDIAGFRQCAGATLPGSLKVDEITTSSDSIFQIDFESPPSDSDPGCIIVSQMPALAIDEAKESALWPSAPQDLAAHKSHWIVTTAGSELSLLDQAWLMTRVVDAILRSHPTTLGVLWHRHALKISAESYRQAIADLPPDELPLQLWVDISVLPDETPETTALAFTTGMDAFELMELECVDSPESPIETYGRINGACQYLIENGPVLRHGDTLGETENERIDVLHTDSALPREGPVIRLRYSGDEDGSLGVPDESSSGLSGIVVLVGILLATILAIFGIVKAVGFATAMFAGTPPAKPKPNVPEQEQRLPGVVNDAARSAPAPAPTPNPADRPRQDPQPTMVPDPAPSPTPSQPVVDAPKQASEVNEQAKDVWTDVRVWRDLAGEIILDAEIVGVVRSDGKTMIQLTKEDGEPDSIPYESVSKDDQAFAKQWYQREQDRPTGEDGAKLPIVNDRVKVKWGNKWWKSRVKEVDDTRYKVTYVGWGDSWDEWKTADQLRWPDDSPVAQTVSLPDPARRATPE